One stretch of Candidatus Rokuibacteriota bacterium DNA includes these proteins:
- a CDS encoding septum formation initiator family protein encodes MTGRVAVAGCLAAGALLLLAYGGSSLARVWQMTQEVERLERDIAALRAEAGRLSAAIDRLRSDPDYIEQLARESLGLVKPGEKVFKLPPTPGG; translated from the coding sequence GTGACCGGGCGGGTGGCCGTCGCGGGGTGCCTGGCTGCGGGGGCACTGCTCCTCCTCGCCTACGGGGGCTCGAGCCTCGCGCGCGTCTGGCAGATGACACAGGAGGTGGAGCGTCTCGAGCGCGACATCGCCGCGCTCCGCGCCGAGGCCGGCCGCCTCTCGGCGGCCATCGATCGCCTGCGCAGCGATCCCGACTACATCGAGCAACTCGCCCGTGAATCCCTCGGACTCGTCAAACCCGGCGAGAAGGTCTTCAAGCTGCCCCCCACGCCCGGAGGCTGA